A genomic region of Pseudorca crassidens isolate mPseCra1 chromosome 10, mPseCra1.hap1, whole genome shotgun sequence contains the following coding sequences:
- the OGG1 gene encoding LOW QUALITY PROTEIN: N-glycosylase/DNA lyase (The sequence of the model RefSeq protein was modified relative to this genomic sequence to represent the inferred CDS: inserted 2 bases in 1 codon; deleted 1 base in 1 codon): MLARSLLQHSMRHRTLASVPALWASIPCPRSELRLDLVLASGQSFRWREQSPAHWSGVLADQVWTLTQTEEHLYCTVYRGDKGRVGRPTLEELKAVRQYFRLDVSLAQLYHHWSSVDPHFQEVAQKFQGVRLLQQDPIECLFSFICSSNNNIARITGMVERLCQTFGPRLLQLDDVIYHGFPSLQALAGPQVEAQLRKLGLGYRARYVSASARAILEERGGLPWLQQLRKAPYEEAHKALCTLPGVGTKVADCICLMALDKPQAVPVDVHVWQIAQCDYSWHPTTKGPSPQANKELGSFFRSLWGPYAGWAQATPPPHRCCSVLTCANPTELRSHQQSAERDAQGRKARWGRWTKGCPKYPSPPFPLXSSPFSLMLERGLLAATSGARHPQIKQFA; encoded by the exons ATGTTAGCCCGCTCCCTTCTGCAGCATAGCATGAGACATCGCACTCTAGCCTCCGTCCCGGCCCTGTGGGCCTCCATCCCCTGTCCACGCTCTGAGCTGCGCCTGGACCTGGTTCTGGCTTCTGGACAGTCATTCCG GTGGAGGGAGCAAAGCCCTGCGCACTGGAGTGGCGTGCTGGCCGACCAGGTATGGACACTGACCCAGACTGAGGAGCATCTTTACTGCACTGTGTACCGAGGGGATAAGGGCCGGGTTGGCAGGCCCACACTGGAAGAGCTAAAGGCCGTGCGACAGTACTTCCGGCTGGATGTCAGCCTTGCTCAGCTGTATCACCATTGGAGTTCTGTGGACCCCCACTTTCAAGAGGTGGCTCAGAAATTCCAAG GTGTGCGACTCCTTCAACAGGATCCCATTGAGTGTCTCTTCTCCTTCATCTGTTCCTCCAACAACAACATTGCCCGCATCACTGGCATGGTGGAGCGGCTCTGCCAGACCTTCGGACCTCGGCTCCTCCAGCTTGATGATGTCATCTACCATGGCTTCCCCAGCTTGCAGGCCCTGGCTG GGCCACAGGTGGAGGCTCAGCTCAGGAAGCTGGGCCTGGGGTATCGTGCCCGCTATGTGAGTGCCAGTGCCCGAGCCATCCTGGAAGAACGgggtggacttccctggctgcAGCAGCTGCGCAAGGCGCCCTACGAGGAGGCCCATAAGGCCCTCTGCACCCTGCCTGGGGTAGGCACCAAG GTGGCCGACTGCATCTGCTTGATGGCCCTAGACAAGCCCCAGGCTGTGCCCGTGGATGTCCACGTGTGGCAGATCGCTCAATGTGACTACAGCTGGCACCCCACCACCAAGGGTCCGAGCCCCCAGGCCAACAAGGAACTGG GAAGCTTTTTCCGGAGCCTGTGGGGACCTTATGCTGGCTGGGCCCAAGCA ACTCCTCCCCCCCAC AGGTGCTGTTCAGTGCTGACCTGCGCCAACCCCACCGAGCTCAGGAGCCACCAGCAAAGCGCAGAAAGAGATGCCCAGGGCCGGAAGGCTAGGTGGGGGCGCTGGACGAAGGGATGCCCCAAATACCCCTCCCCACCATTCCCCCT CTCATCCCCATTCAGTCTCATGTTGGAAAGGGGGCTCCTTGCAGCTACCTCAGGGGCCAGGCACCCTCAAATCAAGCAGTTTGCGTGA
- the CAMK1 gene encoding calcium/calmodulin-dependent protein kinase type 1 isoform X2 → MKKLKPGEVTLNSVNMSEHPLCTRIKHPNIVALDDIYESGGHLYLIMQLVSGGELFDRIVEKGFYTERDASRLIFQVLDAVKYLHDLGIVHRDLKPENLLYYSLDEDSKIMISDFGLSKMEDPGSVLSTACGTPGYVAPEVLAQKPYSKAVDCWSIGVIAYILLCGYPPFYDENDAKLFEQILKAEYEFDSPYWDDISDSAKDFIRHLMEKDPEKRFTCEQALQHPWIAGDTALDKNIHQSVSEQIKKNFAKSKWKQAFNATAVVRHMRKLQLGTSQEGQGQTASHGELLAPAAGGPVASCCCRDCCVEPGPELSPTLAPQL, encoded by the exons atgaagaaactgaagcccggAGAGGTTACCCTCAATTCAGTGAATATGAGTGAGCACCCACTCTGCACCAG GATCAAGCACCCCAACATTGTAGCCCTGGATGACATCTATGAAAGTGGGGGACACCTCTATCTCATCATGCAACT GGTGTCAGGTGGGGAGCTGTTTGACCGAATTGTGGAAAAAGGCTTTTACACAGAGCGGGACGCCAGCCGCCTCATCTTCCAGGTGCTGGATGCCGTCAAGTACCTGCACGACCTGGGCATCGTACACCGAGACCTCAAG CCAGAGAATCTGCTGTACTACAGCCTGGATGAAGACTCCAAGATCATGATCTCCGACTTTGGCCTCTCCAAGATGGAAGACCCCGGCAGTGTGCTCTCCACAGCCTGCGGGACCCCAGGATACGTGG CCCCTGAAGTGCTGGCCCAGAAGCCCTACAGCAAGGCAGTGGATTGCTGGTCCATTGGGGTCATCGCCTATATCCT GCTCTGTGGTTATCCCCCCTTCTATGACGAGAACGATGCCAAACTCTTTGAACAGATTTTGAAGGCCGAGTACGAGTTTGACTCTCCTTATTGGGACGACATCTCTGACTCTG CCAAAGACTTCATCCGGCACTTGATGGAGAAGGATCCAGAGAAGAGGTTCACCTGTGAACAGGCCTTGCAGCACCCCTG GATTGCAGGAGATACAGCTCTAGATAAGAATATTCACCAGTCGGTGAGCGAGCAGATCAAGAAGAACTTTGCCAAGAGCAAGTGGAAG CAAGCCTTCAATGCCACGGCCGTGGTGCGGCACATGAGGAAGCTACAGCTGGGCACCAGCCAGGAGGGGCAGGGACAGACGGCGAGCCACGGGGAGCTGCTGGCCCCAGCAGCTGGGG GGCCGGTGGCCAGCTGCTGCTGTCGAGACTGCTGCGTGGAGCCGGGCCCGGAACTGTCTCCCACACTGGCCCCCCAGCTCTAG
- the CAMK1 gene encoding calcium/calmodulin-dependent protein kinase type 1 isoform X1, producing MPGAVEGPSWKQAEDIGDIYDFRDVLGTGAFSEVILAEDKRTQKLVAIKCIAKKVLEGKEGSMQNEIAVLHKIKHPNIVALDDIYESGGHLYLIMQLVSGGELFDRIVEKGFYTERDASRLIFQVLDAVKYLHDLGIVHRDLKPENLLYYSLDEDSKIMISDFGLSKMEDPGSVLSTACGTPGYVAPEVLAQKPYSKAVDCWSIGVIAYILLCGYPPFYDENDAKLFEQILKAEYEFDSPYWDDISDSAKDFIRHLMEKDPEKRFTCEQALQHPWIAGDTALDKNIHQSVSEQIKKNFAKSKWKQAFNATAVVRHMRKLQLGTSQEGQGQTASHGELLAPAAGGPVASCCCRDCCVEPGPELSPTLAPQL from the exons ATGCCGGGGGCAGTGGAAGGCCCCAGCTGGAAGCAGGCGGAGGACATTGGGGACATTTACGACTTCCGTGATGTTCTGGGAAC AGGGGCCTTCTCGGAGGTAATCCTGGCAGAAGATAAGAGGACTCAGAAGCTGGTGGCCATCAAATGTATCGCCAAGAAGGTTCTGGAGGGCAAGGAGGGCAGCATGCAGAATGAGATTGCTGTCCTGCACAA GATCAAGCACCCCAACATTGTAGCCCTGGATGACATCTATGAAAGTGGGGGACACCTCTATCTCATCATGCAACT GGTGTCAGGTGGGGAGCTGTTTGACCGAATTGTGGAAAAAGGCTTTTACACAGAGCGGGACGCCAGCCGCCTCATCTTCCAGGTGCTGGATGCCGTCAAGTACCTGCACGACCTGGGCATCGTACACCGAGACCTCAAG CCAGAGAATCTGCTGTACTACAGCCTGGATGAAGACTCCAAGATCATGATCTCCGACTTTGGCCTCTCCAAGATGGAAGACCCCGGCAGTGTGCTCTCCACAGCCTGCGGGACCCCAGGATACGTGG CCCCTGAAGTGCTGGCCCAGAAGCCCTACAGCAAGGCAGTGGATTGCTGGTCCATTGGGGTCATCGCCTATATCCT GCTCTGTGGTTATCCCCCCTTCTATGACGAGAACGATGCCAAACTCTTTGAACAGATTTTGAAGGCCGAGTACGAGTTTGACTCTCCTTATTGGGACGACATCTCTGACTCTG CCAAAGACTTCATCCGGCACTTGATGGAGAAGGATCCAGAGAAGAGGTTCACCTGTGAACAGGCCTTGCAGCACCCCTG GATTGCAGGAGATACAGCTCTAGATAAGAATATTCACCAGTCGGTGAGCGAGCAGATCAAGAAGAACTTTGCCAAGAGCAAGTGGAAG CAAGCCTTCAATGCCACGGCCGTGGTGCGGCACATGAGGAAGCTACAGCTGGGCACCAGCCAGGAGGGGCAGGGACAGACGGCGAGCCACGGGGAGCTGCTGGCCCCAGCAGCTGGGG GGCCGGTGGCCAGCTGCTGCTGTCGAGACTGCTGCGTGGAGCCGGGCCCGGAACTGTCTCCCACACTGGCCCCCCAGCTCTAG